The proteins below come from a single Aegilops tauschii subsp. strangulata cultivar AL8/78 chromosome 6, Aet v6.0, whole genome shotgun sequence genomic window:
- the LOC109781894 gene encoding F-box/LRR-repeat protein At3g26922, whose product MDEPCVGTSMTEFARPDDVKSMTNFEIGRTCQCIPDPLISIPGPLSLSSAPWIPHGADRISCLPDAILRNIVARLPPKDAARTAVLASRWRPLWRSAPLVLIDTHLLPDYGARGPLIVGARYPRAVTDAVSRILATHPGPFRCVHLTCSVMDEHQDELESWLDILAAKGVQELVFVNRPWPIDLDLPATIFRCTSLVRLYLGFWRFPNTDGAIPRPAAFPNLRELFLSCTTVNEWDIAFMLEKSPVLELLMISGRPAFSTLHLASDSLRCVLIPVTFFDEIVVVNCPRLERLCQCAFVIPTKLTIGHAPKLCILGYLKAGRNTISVTEDECPTLPNVKIFSIGVEFQDDQDVEMIPSFISIFPNLETLHVHSAEGHQIGASVNSKFWQEGDPIKCSLQTLRNVFFYEFRGSRSEIDFLKFIAEGAGMLEKLVVRVAGECSSSLSVATSLNFLRFRSTVCRCEVLPCPGLRVRTPRYKYKASYDLSLKDPLEMPYVVVPQMFR is encoded by the exons ATGGACGAACCTTGCGTCGGGACTAGCATGACCGAGTTTGCGCGTCCCGACGACGTGAAGTCCATGACGAACTTCGAAATCGGGCGCACCTGCCAATGCATCCCGGATCCGCTCATCTCCATACCCGGCCCCCTCTCGCTCTCCAGCGCGCCGTGGATCCCCCATGGCGCCGACCGCATCAGCTGCTTACCCGACGCCATCCTCCGCAACATCGTCGCTCGGCTCCCCCCCAAGGACGCCGCGCGCACCGCCGTCCTCGCCTCGCgctggcgccccctctggcgctcGGCGCCGCTCGTTCTCATCGACACCCACCTGCTCCCGGACTACGGCGCGCGCGGGCCGCTCATCGTCGGCGCCCGCTATCCCCGCGCCGTCACCGATGCAGTTTCTCGCATCCTGGCGACGCACCCGGGGCCTTTCCGCTGCGTTCACCTCACCTGCTCGGTCATGGACGAGCACCAAGACGAGCTGGAGAGCTGGCTCGACATCCTCGCAGCCAAGGGCGTGCAGGAACTGGTCTTTGTGAACCGGCCGTGGCCGATTGATCTGGATCTCCCTGCCACGATTTTCCGGTGCACCTCTCTTGTCCGTCTGTATCTTGGGTTTTGGCGGTTTCCAAACACCGACGGCGCCATCCCACGCCCGGCTGCTTTTCCGAATCTTCGAGAGCTCTTCCTTTCCTGCACTACCGTGAATGAATGGGACATCGCCTTCATGCTTGAAAAAAGCCCTGTACTAGAGCTACTTATGATTTCCGGGCGCCCAGCTTTCTCCACTCTTCACCTTGCAAGCGACAGTTTGCGGTGCGTTTTGATTCCCGTGACTTTCTTTGATGAAATCGTTGTGGTCAACTGCCCACGCCTTGAGAGGCTATGCCAATGTGCATTTGTGATACCCACTAAGTTGACGATTGGCCATGCACCCAAATTGTGCATTTTGGGATACTTAAAGGCTGGACGAAACACCATCTCTGTG ACTGAAGATGAGTGTCCCACTCTCCCAAACGTGAAGATATTTTCAATAGGGGTGGAGTTTCAAGATGATCAAGACGTGGAGATGATTCCTAGCTTCATTTCTATTTTCCCCAACCTGGAAACTCTTCATGTCCAT TCCGCAGAAGGACATCAAATTGGTGCAAGCGTCAATTCCAAGTTCTGGCAGGAGGGCGATCCCATTAAATGTAGCTTGCAGACATTGAGGAATGTGTTCTTCTACGAGTTCCGAGGGTCGAGAAGTGAGATTGACTTCCTCAAGTTCATCGCTGAGGGAGCTGGGATGCTGGAGAAGTTAGTGGTTCGAGTGGCCGGTGAATGCTCGTCTTCCTTGAGTGTGGCTACCAGTCTGAACTTTCTCAGGTTTCGAAGCACAGTTTGCCGATGTGAAGTCCTTCCGTGCCCAGGCTTGAGAGTGAGAACGCCACGGTACAAGTACAAAGCTTCCTATGATCTATCTCTTAAGGACCCTTTGGAGATGCCGTACGTAGTGGTACCACAAATGTTTCGTTAA